In the Herpetosiphon gulosus genome, one interval contains:
- a CDS encoding ADP-ribosylation/crystallin J1, whose protein sequence is MILYRPVGLEELTLIAQAGYRSFPAQLAEPPIAYPILNLEYASHVAESVKTKDAQAGYAGFVAEFEISEQYARQFTVKSVGIRRRHRELLVPIEEFHNFNTRILGHIKVIASFYGKQFRGMVNPVTALPTFISPVL, encoded by the coding sequence ATGATCCTATATCGACCTGTTGGGTTAGAAGAACTAACATTAATTGCGCAAGCGGGCTATCGTTCATTCCCAGCACAATTGGCCGAGCCACCAATTGCTTATCCCATCCTCAACCTTGAGTATGCCAGCCATGTTGCTGAATCAGTCAAAACCAAGGATGCCCAGGCTGGTTACGCTGGGTTTGTGGCTGAATTTGAAATTAGCGAACAATATGCCCGCCAATTTACGGTTAAATCGGTCGGCATTCGTCGCCGTCATCGTGAACTTTTAGTGCCAATCGAAGAATTTCACAATTTCAACACGCGCATTCTTGGCCATATCAAGGTGATTGCCTCGTTCTATGGCAAGCAATTTCGTGGGATGGTTAACCCTGTAACTGCCCTACCCACCTTCATCTCACCTGTTTTGTAA
- a CDS encoding type II CAAX endopeptidase family protein, which translates to MNQSQAASSNNLGAKIAIFLLLTTVLTSICYYFLVGSNPQEAFGLGLIFSPALAAIITQLVFERRLAGLGWKISAPKDLLISYSLPLGYGLVVYSVVWLSGIGDFSLQALASQVGLATPLAISGFWVYLGEVATVGIVRSAVLAFGEELGWRGFLVPELSKRYSLVATAAISGVIWAIWHYPAILLVEYNNAGAPLWFGLCCFTILVIGLSFVMAWLRLKSASVWPAVLLHASHNIFIQTVFNPLTSKNAITPYVIDEFGVGLALVVGLLAWLVWRRTKYQQ; encoded by the coding sequence TTGAACCAGTCTCAAGCTGCATCATCAAACAACCTGGGTGCGAAAATCGCCATATTTTTGCTGCTAACCACAGTTTTAACCAGCATTTGTTATTATTTTTTGGTTGGCTCAAATCCCCAAGAGGCGTTTGGATTAGGTTTGATCTTCAGTCCAGCGCTAGCCGCAATCATCACCCAATTAGTTTTCGAGCGGCGCTTAGCAGGTTTAGGCTGGAAAATCTCAGCACCCAAGGATTTATTGATCAGCTATAGTTTACCTTTGGGCTATGGTCTAGTGGTGTATAGCGTAGTTTGGCTGAGTGGCATCGGTGATTTTTCATTACAAGCCTTGGCAAGCCAGGTTGGCCTCGCCACACCATTGGCCATTAGTGGATTTTGGGTCTATCTTGGCGAGGTCGCAACAGTTGGCATCGTTCGATCGGCAGTATTGGCATTTGGCGAAGAATTGGGCTGGCGTGGATTTTTAGTGCCCGAGTTGAGCAAACGCTATTCGTTGGTAGCAACTGCTGCAATCAGCGGGGTTATTTGGGCGATCTGGCATTATCCTGCAATTTTGCTCGTTGAGTATAACAATGCTGGTGCACCATTGTGGTTTGGCTTGTGCTGTTTCACAATTTTAGTGATTGGCCTGAGCTTTGTCATGGCGTGGTTGCGCCTAAAATCAGCCAGTGTTTGGCCAGCAGTGCTGTTACATGCTAGCCATAATATCTTCATTCAAACTGTTTTTAATCCGCTGACCAGCAAAAATGCCATCACGCCCTATGTGATTGATGAATTTGGAGTTGGTTTGGCACTCGTCGTGGGATTATTAGCGTGGTTGGTTTGGCGGCGAACAAAATATCAACAATAA
- a CDS encoding anaerobic glycerol-3-phosphate dehydrogenase subunit C, producing the protein MDDRLSIRLEQSLDFCIKCNICTTACPVAAVTDQFPGPKYVGPQAGRFRHDQAEHSPDHSVDYCSGCRVCNEVCPTGVPIAELNARARAQMVREHGLPLRNRMLGRSELLGMLGTPFAPLANWTMSNRPIRWLIEKLFKIDRRAPLPQWAGYTLRGWARKHLPRAATPLRWTYGLRSWLSRTALVPLEQRRLVQTQTQKPATSTISRKVVYFHGCSTNYYEPHVGKAALEVLTRNGCEVVLANQGCCGLPMLSNGEFNAARRYHTANVHALLPWIRQGYVVVGTSTSCTLTLKDEAPELLGWHDPEVQLVAEQTYDIFEYLRLLDEAGKFDRNLGAIEETLPYHPPCQLKAHRIGLPARDILAHIPGLQIERSQAACCGIAGTYGLKTEKYPIAMDVGKPLFEWANQHPADTVLCDSETCRWQISHGTGLATRHPVELLAEAYRRFDQQRQLS; encoded by the coding sequence ATGGATGATCGATTATCAATCAGGCTGGAGCAATCGCTCGATTTTTGTATTAAATGTAATATTTGTACGACCGCATGTCCGGTAGCAGCGGTCACCGATCAGTTTCCTGGCCCAAAATATGTTGGTCCGCAAGCTGGGCGTTTTCGCCATGACCAAGCTGAGCATTCGCCCGATCATTCGGTGGATTATTGCTCGGGCTGTCGGGTGTGCAACGAGGTTTGCCCAACTGGCGTGCCGATCGCTGAACTCAATGCCCGTGCCCGGGCGCAGATGGTGCGCGAACATGGCTTGCCCTTGCGCAATCGCATGCTTGGGCGCTCGGAGTTGTTGGGCATGCTGGGCACGCCCTTCGCCCCGCTGGCCAATTGGACAATGAGCAATCGGCCAATTCGTTGGTTGATTGAAAAATTATTTAAGATTGATCGGCGTGCGCCGCTACCCCAGTGGGCTGGCTATACCTTGCGCGGCTGGGCACGCAAACATCTGCCCCGCGCTGCCACGCCTTTGCGCTGGACGTATGGCCTGCGTTCGTGGCTCAGCCGCACCGCGCTTGTGCCACTTGAGCAACGTCGTTTGGTGCAAACTCAAACGCAAAAACCAGCAACTTCGACAATTTCGCGCAAAGTCGTTTATTTTCATGGTTGCTCAACCAATTATTATGAGCCGCACGTTGGCAAGGCTGCCCTAGAAGTGCTGACCCGCAATGGTTGCGAGGTGGTGTTGGCTAATCAAGGTTGTTGTGGGTTGCCGATGCTTTCCAATGGTGAATTTAATGCAGCCCGCCGTTATCATACCGCCAATGTACATGCCTTATTGCCATGGATTCGCCAAGGCTATGTGGTGGTAGGCACTTCGACCAGTTGTACCTTAACCCTCAAAGATGAAGCCCCCGAATTGTTGGGCTGGCATGATCCCGAGGTTCAATTGGTGGCCGAACAAACCTACGATATTTTTGAATATTTGCGTTTGCTTGACGAGGCAGGCAAATTTGATCGCAACCTGGGCGCAATCGAAGAAACCTTGCCCTATCATCCGCCCTGTCAATTAAAAGCCCATCGCATCGGATTGCCAGCCCGCGATATTTTGGCGCATATTCCAGGCTTGCAGATTGAGCGAAGCCAAGCAGCCTGTTGTGGGATTGCTGGCACCTATGGCCTAAAAACCGAAAAATACCCAATCGCGATGGATGTGGGTAAACCATTATTTGAGTGGGCCAACCAACATCCTGCTGATACGGTGCTGTGTGATAGCGAAACCTGTCGCTGGCAAATTAGCCACGGGACGGGCTTGGCAACCCGTCATCCCGTGGAGCTTTTAGCCGAGGCCTATCGACGGTTTGATCAGCAGCGCCAACTTAGCTGA
- a CDS encoding O-acetyl-ADP-ribose deacetylase: protein MNQRIEILQGDITKFAGAAIVNAANSYLLGGGGVDGAIHRAAGPKLGLECLMLGGCKTGQAKITKGYRLPVRSIIHTVGPVWRGGNQREAELLTNCYQHSLELAAKHQLEALAFPAISCGIYGYPVELAAPIAIQTIDSFLATNSIPEKVSLICFETTVYQAYCAAWAIYQTNL from the coding sequence GTGAATCAACGAATCGAGATTCTCCAAGGCGATATTACCAAATTTGCCGGAGCAGCGATTGTTAATGCTGCTAATAGCTATTTGCTCGGTGGTGGCGGAGTTGATGGCGCAATTCATCGAGCAGCCGGCCCAAAACTTGGGCTGGAATGCCTCATGCTGGGTGGTTGCAAAACTGGCCAAGCTAAAATCACCAAAGGCTATCGTTTGCCAGTACGCTCAATCATCCATACAGTTGGGCCAGTTTGGCGGGGCGGCAATCAACGAGAAGCCGAATTGCTAACCAACTGCTATCAACATAGCCTCGAACTTGCTGCCAAACATCAACTTGAAGCGCTGGCCTTTCCAGCAATTAGCTGTGGAATTTATGGCTATCCAGTCGAATTAGCTGCCCCGATTGCAATCCAAACGATTGATAGCTTTCTTGCAACCAATTCAATCCCCGAAAAAGTCAGCTTGATCTGTTTTGAAACAACAGTTTATCAAGCCTATTGTGCCGCGTGGGCAATCTATCAAACCAATCTCTAA
- a CDS encoding aspartate/glutamate racemase family protein, giving the protein MKTIGLIGGMSWESSVSYYQVLNQAVKQRFGGLHSAKCVLYSVDFAEIAALQKADQWETAGEILAQTARNLVAAGAECIVLCTNTMHLVATAIEQAVEVPFIHIVDPTAAAIQQQQLTTIGLLGTRFTMEHDFYAGRLRQRYGLAVVTPEPEQRDEIHRIIFDELCLGKIEASSKAYYLAVINDLVAGGAQGIILGCTEIGLLINQADCDVPLFDTTLLHGQAAVAWSLAK; this is encoded by the coding sequence ATGAAAACGATTGGCCTCATTGGCGGGATGAGTTGGGAATCGAGCGTCAGTTATTATCAGGTGCTCAACCAAGCGGTAAAACAGCGTTTTGGCGGTTTGCATTCAGCCAAATGTGTGCTCTACTCGGTCGATTTTGCCGAAATTGCTGCGTTGCAAAAGGCTGATCAATGGGAAACTGCTGGGGAAATTTTGGCCCAAACTGCCCGCAATTTGGTGGCGGCTGGTGCTGAATGTATTGTGCTTTGCACTAACACCATGCATTTAGTGGCAACCGCAATTGAGCAAGCGGTCGAAGTGCCATTCATTCATATCGTCGATCCAACGGCGGCAGCGATTCAGCAGCAACAATTAACCACAATTGGTTTGCTTGGCACACGCTTCACCATGGAGCACGATTTTTATGCTGGGCGTTTGCGCCAACGCTACGGCTTGGCAGTCGTCACCCCTGAGCCAGAACAGCGTGACGAAATTCATCGGATCATTTTCGATGAATTGTGCCTTGGCAAAATCGAAGCTAGCTCCAAAGCCTATTATTTGGCGGTGATTAACGATCTGGTGGCAGGCGGAGCACAGGGCATTATTTTGGGCTGCACCGAAATTGGCTTGTTGATTAACCAAGCTGATTGCGATGTGCCACTGTTCGATACCACCTTGTTGCATGGTCAGGCAGCAGTGGCTTGGAGTTTAGCAAAATAG
- a CDS encoding extracellular solute-binding protein, with amino-acid sequence MKRILSFLLVSIMMVGLLAACGSESTPTAAPTTAAEPTAAPTTVAEATAEPTAATTEATAAPEATTAPTTGGMAATGDITLWHAYSTGGAEDATLTELIEKAKAAFPDANISVLQVPFDQVFSKFENDVAAAGGPDLLLAPNDSLGDLARKNLLADLDAYKANLTNIAPAGVAGMSVDGKLYGIPESFKAVALYYNKSTVATPPATTDELLQMVKDGKKLVLNQSAYHNFGFFQAFGASLFTADKSCGLVDGGGDALKYLQDLKAAGATFSTDGAQADALFREGQADMIINGPWVLADYQTALTDKLGVAAMPAGPKGPAGPLTGVDGFYVNINSQNIEGAVALAMYLTNTESQKIYTEKAGHVPADVNVVPTDALVLGFSQAASTGYARPQDQELNNFWTPVGDAVTKALDGGEDATKAITDACAAMDTANGK; translated from the coding sequence ATGAAGCGTATTTTGAGCTTCCTGCTCGTCAGTATCATGATGGTCGGTTTATTGGCAGCTTGTGGTAGCGAAAGCACCCCAACTGCTGCGCCAACCACTGCAGCAGAACCAACCGCCGCCCCAACTACTGTGGCAGAAGCAACTGCCGAACCAACCGCTGCAACTACAGAAGCAACCGCTGCTCCCGAAGCAACTACCGCCCCAACTACTGGTGGCATGGCAGCAACTGGCGATATCACCTTGTGGCACGCTTACAGCACCGGTGGCGCTGAAGATGCAACCTTGACCGAGTTGATTGAAAAAGCCAAGGCTGCTTTCCCAGATGCTAACATTAGCGTCTTGCAAGTACCATTCGACCAAGTATTCAGCAAGTTTGAAAACGACGTTGCTGCTGCTGGTGGCCCAGACTTGCTCTTGGCTCCCAACGATAGCTTGGGCGATTTGGCTCGCAAGAACTTGTTGGCCGACCTCGATGCTTACAAAGCCAACTTGACCAACATCGCTCCTGCTGGCGTTGCTGGGATGTCGGTTGATGGCAAGCTCTACGGGATTCCAGAATCATTCAAAGCTGTTGCTTTATACTACAACAAATCAACCGTAGCAACCCCACCAGCAACTACCGATGAGTTGTTGCAAATGGTCAAAGATGGCAAGAAATTGGTCTTGAACCAAAGCGCCTACCACAACTTTGGCTTCTTCCAAGCCTTCGGTGCTAGCTTGTTCACCGCCGACAAGTCATGTGGCTTGGTCGATGGTGGCGGCGATGCTTTGAAGTATTTACAAGATCTCAAAGCTGCTGGCGCAACCTTCTCAACCGACGGTGCTCAAGCTGATGCCCTCTTCCGCGAAGGCCAAGCTGACATGATCATCAACGGGCCATGGGTTTTGGCCGATTACCAAACTGCTTTGACAGACAAACTTGGTGTTGCCGCAATGCCTGCTGGGCCTAAGGGTCCTGCTGGTCCATTGACTGGCGTTGACGGCTTCTATGTCAACATCAACAGCCAAAATATTGAAGGTGCAGTTGCTTTGGCAATGTACTTGACCAACACCGAATCACAAAAAATCTACACCGAAAAAGCTGGCCACGTTCCAGCCGATGTCAACGTTGTGCCAACCGACGCGTTGGTGCTCGGCTTCAGCCAAGCTGCTTCAACTGGCTACGCTCGCCCACAAGACCAAGAACTTAACAACTTCTGGACTCCAGTTGGCGATGCCGTAACTAAAGCACTCGATGGCGGCGAAGATGCAACTAAGGCGATCACCGATGCCTGTGCTGCAATGGATACCGCTAACGGTAAATAA
- a CDS encoding tetratricopeptide repeat protein — protein sequence MATIMTAQRQERRQLTTGIRVGRAVMLMPELVVFPALCGLYFLTNQAVGVALLGELLIGLFVARIALVWYAGRAWARGSYAQAERLVLWSLRIYPDSADAWLAMGSIQLAQGETEAAIKAIERADQLYPFHAPIYLEMSRALAAHGDWNEARHYASMALVLDEQLALSYSHNALLSLHFDEASQTTKQWIEAGLALAPHVAAKASLYVARAELAFLANDERQVQLALDQAELLLNGCPIPQQAELLYRIGQLQRSFGQVDAARSSFERIEYSDREGGYVHAAWRAKVETSVS from the coding sequence ATGGCAACAATCATGACGGCGCAACGGCAGGAACGACGACAGCTAACCACTGGAATACGGGTTGGTCGAGCGGTGATGCTAATGCCAGAACTTGTGGTGTTTCCAGCGCTCTGTGGCTTGTACTTTTTAACCAATCAAGCAGTTGGCGTGGCTTTGCTCGGCGAGTTGTTGATTGGCTTATTTGTTGCTCGGATTGCCTTAGTTTGGTACGCTGGACGCGCTTGGGCACGCGGTTCGTATGCCCAAGCTGAACGCCTCGTTTTATGGTCGCTGCGGATTTACCCCGATTCGGCTGATGCTTGGTTGGCAATGGGTTCGATTCAATTAGCTCAAGGTGAAACCGAAGCTGCGATCAAAGCGATCGAACGGGCCGACCAACTCTATCCATTTCACGCCCCAATTTACTTAGAAATGAGCCGCGCTTTGGCTGCTCACGGCGATTGGAACGAAGCTCGCCATTATGCCAGCATGGCCTTGGTGTTGGATGAGCAATTGGCTTTGAGCTATAGCCACAATGCCTTGTTGAGTTTGCATTTCGATGAAGCCAGCCAAACGACCAAGCAATGGATCGAAGCAGGCTTGGCCTTAGCGCCTCATGTTGCTGCCAAAGCCAGCCTGTATGTTGCCCGCGCTGAATTGGCCTTTTTGGCTAACGACGAGCGCCAAGTCCAATTGGCCTTAGATCAAGCTGAACTTTTATTGAATGGCTGCCCAATTCCCCAACAAGCTGAATTGCTCTATCGAATTGGCCAATTGCAACGTAGCTTTGGTCAGGTTGATGCCGCCCGCTCAAGCTTTGAACGAATCGAATACTCCGACCGCGAAGGTGGCTATGTTCATGCGGCATGGCGAGCCAAAGTTGAAACCAGCGTCAGCTAA
- a CDS encoding sugar ABC transporter permease: protein MASAESSVERASDSAIPRPSWWARTRSSRTAYTYLFPALIVMSIITFYPILYQFWMSLTDFGPSNINPLAKNYTPPKYVGFENYQLILQDKLATKNADLASFKFWRTLGFNIWWTFSNVIFHVSLGIVIAVMLNVEGLWFKKIYRAIYILPMVLPQLVIATIWRNMFDGQYGAINLMLKIFLGPAFPSGGIDWLQRIEPVAFGLPLSYFAMLIANIWLGWPFMTIVATGALQSIPKELYEAASIDGATGWNKFWTITLPLLRPAMVPATILGIIQTFNLFHVIYFISGGGPLGQTEILVTQAYKLINNNSLFGIGAAFSVFIFIILGCISAITARISRVAESYDG from the coding sequence ATGGCATCGGCAGAAAGCAGCGTCGAGCGTGCTAGTGATAGCGCCATCCCACGACCTTCGTGGTGGGCACGCACCAGAAGCTCACGAACCGCCTATACCTATCTTTTTCCCGCTCTGATCGTGATGTCAATCATCACGTTCTATCCGATTCTCTACCAATTTTGGATGTCGCTAACCGACTTTGGCCCATCCAACATCAATCCTCTGGCCAAAAACTATACGCCCCCCAAATATGTGGGCTTTGAAAACTATCAATTAATTTTGCAAGATAAGTTGGCTACCAAAAATGCCGACTTAGCCAGCTTCAAATTCTGGCGAACCTTAGGCTTCAACATTTGGTGGACATTCTCGAATGTGATTTTTCACGTTTCATTGGGGATCGTCATCGCAGTAATGTTGAACGTTGAGGGTTTGTGGTTTAAGAAGATCTATCGCGCAATTTATATCTTGCCCATGGTGCTGCCACAGTTGGTTATTGCCACAATTTGGCGCAATATGTTCGATGGGCAATATGGCGCGATCAATTTGATGTTGAAGATCTTTCTTGGCCCAGCCTTCCCCAGCGGTGGGATTGATTGGCTCCAGCGGATTGAGCCAGTCGCCTTTGGCTTGCCACTTTCGTACTTTGCCATGCTAATCGCTAATATTTGGCTGGGCTGGCCCTTTATGACAATTGTGGCTACCGGTGCACTCCAGAGTATCCCCAAAGAATTGTATGAGGCGGCCTCAATTGATGGCGCAACTGGCTGGAATAAATTCTGGACAATTACGCTGCCATTGCTCCGCCCCGCCATGGTTCCTGCAACCATCTTGGGGATTATCCAAACCTTCAATCTGTTCCATGTGATTTATTTTATCAGTGGTGGCGGCCCACTCGGCCAAACCGAAATCTTGGTGACCCAAGCCTATAAGCTGATCAATAATAACTCCTTGTTTGGGATTGGGGCCGCATTTAGCGTCTTTATCTTTATTATTCTTGGCTGTATCTCGGCAATTACCGCCAGAATTTCACGAGTAGCGGAGTCATACGATGGCTAA
- a CDS encoding ABC transporter permease subunit, with protein MANSSIAQPTSRKGLFARGRGAGRQLEWWQQLLLQAFCLTVAVSVLFPIMWIVTLSFKEAGSARPLKLEVIPPSISSITLSSYQAVIEQPLSKSAGDISFWKLMGNSFFLAAGVSFFSVMIGVAAAYAFSRLNFVGRKLIFLSIGFILLMPGIATLAPLFAMLAKISTSLEILRIIYFTMAGLLVAGLALMTISRIRSDDFRAGSAAFLVGGLAVAALFLWGGMQIEIPKNARPFELGRSLYGVGLAMISGALPFAIWNLKGYLDTIPKELEEAAIIDGASPNQIFFRIILPLATPALAVTAFLGFMAGWTEFALTARFINKAENYTLAIALQTMTGQYATVSWSNFAAMSIMISLPVSIVYLALQKYIVGGLTLGGVKG; from the coding sequence ATGGCTAATTCATCTATTGCACAACCGACCAGCCGCAAAGGCCTGTTTGCTCGTGGGCGCGGTGCTGGCCGTCAATTGGAATGGTGGCAACAATTGCTGTTGCAAGCCTTTTGCTTGACAGTGGCAGTTTCAGTCTTGTTTCCTATTATGTGGATCGTCACGCTTTCATTCAAGGAAGCAGGCAGTGCCCGACCACTCAAATTGGAAGTTATTCCACCGTCAATTTCATCAATCACATTAAGCTCCTATCAAGCAGTGATTGAGCAGCCGCTGTCGAAATCGGCAGGCGATATCTCGTTCTGGAAGTTGATGGGCAATAGCTTTTTCTTGGCAGCAGGGGTCTCGTTCTTCTCGGTAATGATCGGGGTTGCCGCAGCTTATGCCTTCTCGCGCTTGAACTTTGTCGGTCGTAAGCTGATTTTCTTGAGCATTGGCTTTATTTTGTTGATGCCAGGGATTGCCACACTTGCGCCACTTTTTGCGATGTTGGCCAAAATTAGCACCAGCCTTGAGATCTTACGGATCATTTATTTCACGATGGCAGGCTTGCTGGTCGCTGGTTTAGCGCTGATGACGATCTCACGGATTCGCTCCGATGATTTTCGGGCTGGCTCAGCTGCATTCTTAGTTGGTGGTTTAGCGGTGGCTGCACTGTTTTTATGGGGCGGCATGCAGATTGAAATTCCTAAAAATGCCCGACCATTTGAACTTGGCCGCTCGCTGTATGGCGTAGGCTTGGCCATGATCTCTGGCGCTTTACCATTCGCAATCTGGAATCTCAAAGGCTATCTGGATACGATTCCCAAGGAATTGGAAGAAGCCGCGATTATTGACGGCGCTTCACCCAACCAAATCTTCTTCCGAATTATTCTGCCGTTGGCAACCCCAGCCCTAGCCGTAACTGCCTTCCTTGGCTTTATGGCTGGTTGGACAGAGTTTGCCTTGACCGCACGCTTTATCAACAAGGCCGAAAATTATACTTTGGCAATTGCCTTGCAAACCATGACTGGCCAATATGCCACGGTTTCATGGTCGAATTTTGCGGCGATGTCGATTATGATTTCGCTGCCAGTCTCGATTGTCTATCTGGCGTTGCAAAAATATATCGTTGGTGGCTTAACCTTGGGCGGGGTAAAAGGTTAA
- a CDS encoding ROK family transcriptional regulator, translating into MNRPSALTADLSLMRELNRALVLQLIRREGRISRADIAKHTKLSRSTVSSIINDLIDASLVTETGIGTSKGGRRPIILEFNYQANYIIGLDVSRNAVSAVITDLNARICSRRQISFNVNDGPTVGMPLIKQLISTMLTESPVGRGRISAIGVGVPGPLDFRNGRTIAPPVMPGWDNVPIREELSQTFRLPVSIDNDANLAAMAEYRWGAGQGAQNMVYLYMSSAGIGAGLIIDSHLFRGSIGSAGEVGHTTLSVENDESFGPINAGSLEALASQITVLRLAREQKLISADDDVHALVRKAESSPEIQAILRRTAHYLGVAIASIINIFNPDRVVIGGVIPETSPLLIETIRATVARRALSIAVNNTSIVPGALGRNVAALGAAALATERLFAPPALERPATLGVHSNEVGSLAS; encoded by the coding sequence ATGAATCGTCCTTCGGCATTGACAGCTGATCTGAGTTTGATGCGAGAACTCAACCGCGCCCTGGTACTCCAGTTAATTCGGCGTGAAGGACGGATTTCGCGGGCAGATATCGCCAAGCACACCAAGTTAAGTCGTTCGACCGTTTCAAGCATCATTAACGATCTGATTGACGCAAGCCTTGTTACGGAAACGGGTATTGGTACCTCAAAAGGTGGCCGACGGCCAATTATCCTCGAATTCAATTATCAAGCTAATTATATTATTGGGCTTGATGTTTCGCGCAACGCTGTTAGTGCCGTTATTACCGATTTGAACGCCCGAATCTGTTCACGTCGTCAAATTTCCTTCAATGTTAACGATGGCCCCACGGTTGGAATGCCGCTGATCAAACAATTGATTAGCACGATGCTGACCGAATCGCCGGTTGGTCGTGGCCGCATTAGCGCGATTGGGGTTGGTGTGCCTGGCCCATTGGATTTCCGTAATGGCCGCACAATTGCCCCGCCAGTCATGCCTGGCTGGGATAATGTGCCAATTCGCGAAGAGTTAAGCCAAACCTTCCGCTTGCCCGTATCAATTGATAACGATGCCAACTTAGCCGCAATGGCCGAGTATCGTTGGGGAGCAGGCCAAGGCGCACAAAACATGGTCTACTTATATATGAGTAGCGCCGGGATTGGCGCTGGCTTGATTATTGATAGTCATTTGTTCCGTGGCTCAATCGGCAGCGCTGGCGAGGTTGGTCACACCACCCTCAGCGTCGAAAACGACGAGTCATTTGGGCCAATCAACGCTGGCTCACTCGAAGCCTTGGCCTCACAAATCACAGTTTTACGGCTAGCCCGTGAGCAAAAGCTGATTAGTGCTGATGATGATGTGCATGCCTTGGTGCGTAAAGCCGAGAGCAGCCCCGAGATTCAAGCTATTTTGCGGCGAACTGCCCACTATCTTGGTGTGGCAATTGCCAGTATCATTAATATATTCAATCCTGATCGGGTTGTGATTGGCGGGGTTATTCCGGAAACCTCACCATTATTAATCGAGACTATTCGTGCAACGGTGGCGCGACGCGCTTTATCGATTGCAGTGAATAATACCTCGATTGTGCCCGGCGCACTAGGCCGCAATGTCGCCGCCTTGGGAGCCGCAGCCCTTGCTACCGAGCGCTTATTTGCGCCGCCAGCCCTGGAACGCCCTGCAACTTTAGGGGTGCACTCCAACGAGGTTGGTTCGTTGGCAAGCTAA